A genomic segment from Garra rufa chromosome 5, GarRuf1.0, whole genome shotgun sequence encodes:
- the cdk7 gene encoding cyclin-dependent kinase 7, which produces MALDVKSRSKRYEKLDFLGEGQFATVYKARDKTTNTIVAIKKIKVGHRTEAKDGINRTALREIKLLQELSHPNIIGLLDAFGHKSNISLVFDFMETDLEVIIKDTSLVLTPANIKAYILMTLQGLEYMHDHWILHRDLKPNNLLLDENGVLKLADFGLAKAFGSPNRVYTHQVVTRWYRAPELLFGARMYGVGVDMWAVGCILAELLLRVPFLAGDSDLDQLTKIFEALGTPTEETWPGMSSLPDYVSFKLFPGTPLEHIFSAAGDDLLELLKGLFTFNPCTRTTASQALKVRYFSNRPGPTPGPQLPRPNSSTEVLKEKENLLIGIKRKRDSIEQGTLKKKLVF; this is translated from the exons ATGGCATTAGACGTCAAGTCCAGATCGAAGCGCTATGAAAAGCTAGACTTTCTGGGCGAAGGACAG TTTGCCACTGTGTACAAGGCAAGAGACAAAACCACAAACACTATTGTTGCTATCAAAAAG ATAAAAGTGGGGCACAGAACAGAAGCCAAAGATG GCATCAACAGAACAGCTCTTCGAGAGATTAAATTGTTGCAGGAACTCAGTCATCCGAACATTATTGGT CTCCTGGATGCTTTTGGACACAAGTCTAACATCAGTCTTGTCTTTGACTTCATGGAGACAGATCTCGAG GTGATCATAAAGGACACCAGTCTTGTATTGACGCCAGCCAATATAAAGGCATACATCCTAATGACGTTACAAGGTCTGGAATACATGCACGATCACTGGATCCTGCACAGG GATCTGAAACCTAATAATTTGCTGCTGGATGAAAATGGAGTCCTGAAGCTGGCTGATTTTGGCTTAGCCAAAGCGTTTGGAAGCCCAAACCGAGTGTATACACATCAAGTTGTTACAAG ATGGTATCGTGCCCCGGAGCTGCTCTTCGGTGCCAGGATGTACGGTGTGGGTGTGGACATGTGGGCAGTTGGCTGCATTCTTGCAGAGCTTTTACTCAGA GTGCCATTTTTAGCTGGAGATTCAGACTTGGATCAGCTGACAAAGATATTTGAAGCTTTGGGAACACCAACAGAAGAGACATGGCCT GGGATGTCCAGTCTTCCGGACTATGTGTCATTTAAACTATTTCCTGGCACGCCGTTGGAGCACATCTTCAGCGCGGCTGGTGATGACCTTCTGGAGCTCCTGAAGGGGTTATTCACCTTTAACCCCTGCACACGCACTACAGCTTCACAG GCTTTGAAGGTGAGGTATTTCAGCAATAGACCAGGACCAACCCCAGGACCACAGCTTCCCAGACCAAACTCCTCAACAGAAGtcctgaaagagaaagaaaacctGCTGATTGGAATCAAGAGAAAACGTGACAGTAttgaacagg GTACCCTTAAAAAGAAATTGGTGTTCTGA